The following proteins come from a genomic window of Nostoc sp. ATCC 53789:
- a CDS encoding polysaccharide biosynthesis/export family protein, whose amino-acid sequence MFIDPTSYMRAFSALCFVSLQVGVFLITPIQLVVAQPFPSQGQSPRQPPSPVPGTETEVIPTGANDETSSQLSRYLLGPGDIIGVVLQRPPGPYRLGIGDGISVSVQRFPDLSFQASINPEGNIVVPLLGTVSLQGLTLEEAQEKIRLGLNRYVVDPVIVLALAAQRQDLSFQAVISPEGTIVVPQVGTVSLQGLTLEEAQEKIRLGLSRFFPDPIIVVSLAGARPVQVTVSGEIFRPGIYPINSATPRVADALLISGGSTLNADLRQIQVRRKLIDGSVISQTIDLYAALQNGGSIPNLRLQDGDAILIPRREVGNDDGYDRNLVARSSLATPQIRVRVLNYAAGGLSIQALPNGSTFVDALGGVNLDTANLRDIALVRFDPEQGKAVTQKLDAKKALGGDASQNVALQDNDVIVVGRNLIGRITNFLTTITQPFFNVQSFLRFFDNFGGGSN is encoded by the coding sequence ATGTTCATAGATCCCACTTCTTATATGCGTGCATTCAGCGCCCTTTGTTTTGTTAGTCTTCAAGTAGGAGTTTTTTTAATAACACCTATCCAACTTGTCGTTGCCCAGCCTTTTCCATCTCAAGGACAATCACCAAGGCAACCCCCCTCGCCTGTGCCAGGTACTGAGACTGAGGTTATACCCACAGGTGCAAATGACGAAACTTCCAGCCAACTCAGCCGCTACCTCTTAGGGCCAGGAGATATAATTGGCGTTGTACTTCAGCGTCCTCCTGGCCCATACCGCTTAGGCATAGGTGATGGAATTAGCGTTTCGGTTCAACGCTTTCCAGATTTGAGTTTTCAAGCTTCAATCAACCCAGAAGGTAACATTGTAGTGCCACTACTGGGAACAGTTTCTTTACAAGGTTTAACTTTAGAAGAAGCTCAAGAAAAAATTCGCTTGGGTTTAAATCGTTATGTTGTCGATCCAGTAATAGTTTTAGCCTTAGCCGCGCAGCGTCAAGACTTAAGTTTTCAAGCTGTAATTAGTCCCGAAGGCACCATCGTAGTACCGCAAGTGGGAACGGTGTCATTACAAGGTTTAACTTTAGAAGAAGCTCAAGAAAAAATTCGCTTGGGTTTAAGTCGCTTTTTCCCAGATCCAATCATAGTAGTATCTTTGGCAGGGGCGCGACCAGTTCAAGTTACCGTTAGTGGAGAAATATTCAGACCAGGAATTTATCCGATTAATTCAGCAACACCCCGCGTTGCTGATGCCTTGCTAATATCTGGGGGTTCAACGTTGAATGCAGACCTGCGACAAATACAAGTACGCCGCAAGTTAATTGATGGTTCTGTGATTTCACAAACTATTGACTTATATGCAGCACTGCAAAATGGCGGTTCAATCCCTAATTTACGCTTACAAGATGGAGATGCGATACTCATCCCCCGTCGTGAAGTTGGTAATGATGACGGTTATGACCGCAATTTGGTAGCACGTTCATCCTTAGCCACACCACAGATTAGAGTCCGGGTTTTAAACTACGCTGCGGGAGGTCTATCTATTCAAGCACTGCCTAATGGCAGTACGTTTGTAGATGCTTTGGGAGGAGTAAATCTTGATACTGCTAATCTCCGAGATATCGCTCTCGTTCGCTTTGATCCTGAACAAGGTAAAGCTGTTACCCAGAAACTTGATGCTAAAAAAGCTCTAGGAGGCGATGCGTCTCAAAATGTGGCGCTTCAAGATAATGATGTTATTGTTGTTGGTCGTAACCTCATAGGTAGAATTACTAATTTTCTAACTACCATTACCCAACCTTTCTTCAACGTTCAATCCTTTCTCCGATTTTTTGACAACTTCGGTGGCGGGTCAAATTAG
- a CDS encoding cyanoexosortase B system-associated protein, with product MISFSKFFKENQFNQVAALLLLLLLLAIGGIPGYLTGHWQWKQPLPVTNLHELKQIRNTGLALPGWQTIEQSEQQIGEHKWSLQVMKKEGSQSQAILLLLPQNGPMDQPEVEWTDVNGWGRSRWGKWDIAQSRSAEFTVKQSEKLASNVVETKVEARFFRAATPQQTFAVLQWYAMPDGGNPSPFHWFLADQVAQWRKQRIPWVSVSILIPMEPLGQVEQSWSLAKSMGETVQSTLMAGPL from the coding sequence ATGATTTCATTCTCCAAGTTTTTCAAAGAAAACCAGTTCAATCAGGTAGCAGCACTTTTGTTATTGCTACTACTGCTAGCAATAGGAGGGATTCCCGGATATCTAACAGGACATTGGCAATGGAAACAGCCGCTACCTGTTACTAATCTCCACGAGTTAAAACAGATCCGCAACACTGGGTTAGCCCTTCCTGGTTGGCAAACTATTGAACAATCAGAACAGCAAATTGGTGAACATAAATGGTCTTTGCAGGTAATGAAAAAAGAAGGTTCACAATCCCAGGCAATCCTGCTTTTGCTACCGCAAAATGGGCCTATGGATCAACCAGAGGTAGAGTGGACAGATGTTAACGGCTGGGGAAGATCGCGCTGGGGAAAGTGGGATATAGCGCAATCTCGTTCTGCCGAATTTACTGTGAAACAGTCTGAAAAGTTGGCTTCTAATGTTGTTGAAACTAAAGTAGAAGCTAGGTTCTTTCGTGCTGCCACACCACAGCAAACCTTCGCTGTCTTGCAATGGTACGCCATGCCAGACGGCGGAAATCCATCACCTTTCCATTGGTTCTTGGCAGATCAAGTGGCCCAGTGGCGCAAGCAACGTATTCCCTGGGTAAGCGTGAGCATTCTAATCCCGATGGAACCTTTAGGGCAGGTAGAACAATCTTGGTCTTTAGCCAAGTCTATGGGGGAAACCGTGCAAAGTACATTGATGGCAGGCCCTTTGTAA
- the crtB gene encoding cyanoexosortase B: MALQQQIKKRNASDLLNLAIIGVLLLLYAPILLHWLDGWLNKNISTEHEYFSHGIIGLPFAAYLAWINRKKWKRLPDTTHPLSAVLLLLGAVFYLSGVTEWVNLSLPVILAGLCLWFKGIAGLRSQGFPLLLVFLATPTAAPYLIAPYTLPLQSFIAGTAGFILNQFGMDVTVNEINLYVGGRIVEVAPYCAGLKMLFTTLYVGLMLLYWTDALSSRRTTISFLSLAAIVSTTANIIRNTLLTFFHGTGQEAAFKWLHEGWGGDLYSACMLVSLVPLLNWINSYFSASLETEQETES, from the coding sequence ATGGCACTCCAGCAACAGATTAAAAAAAGAAACGCCTCAGACTTATTGAATCTAGCTATTATAGGCGTTTTGCTGCTGCTTTATGCGCCTATATTGCTACACTGGTTGGATGGTTGGCTGAACAAAAATATCAGTACAGAACACGAATATTTCAGCCACGGAATTATTGGTTTACCATTTGCGGCTTATCTGGCCTGGATAAACCGAAAAAAGTGGAAACGTTTACCAGATACCACACATCCTTTGAGCGCTGTTTTATTGTTACTAGGGGCAGTGTTTTATCTTAGTGGTGTTACAGAGTGGGTTAACCTTTCCTTGCCCGTTATCCTGGCAGGATTATGTTTGTGGTTTAAAGGAATAGCAGGTTTGCGATCGCAAGGATTCCCCCTGCTACTGGTATTTTTAGCCACCCCGACAGCAGCACCCTATCTCATTGCGCCCTATACCTTGCCTCTGCAAAGCTTCATTGCTGGTACGGCAGGTTTCATATTGAATCAATTTGGTATGGACGTAACAGTAAATGAAATCAATCTCTACGTGGGAGGACGCATTGTAGAAGTTGCCCCCTATTGTGCAGGGTTGAAAATGTTGTTCACGACTCTCTACGTTGGCTTGATGCTGCTTTATTGGACAGATGCTTTATCTTCACGGCGCACAACCATATCGTTTTTATCTCTTGCTGCGATCGTTAGTACTACTGCCAATATCATTCGTAACACTTTACTGACTTTCTTTCACGGCACAGGTCAAGAAGCAGCTTTTAAATGGCTACATGAAGGTTGGGGTGGTGACTTATACTCTGCTTGTATGCTGGTGTCATTAGTACCCCTACTGAATTGGATTAATAGCTATTTTTCAGCATCTCTAGAAACTGAGCAAGAAACAGAAAGTTAG
- a CDS encoding DegT/DnrJ/EryC1/StrS family aminotransferase, whose product MNKMAVRVPFVDLKLQHEPIQMQLQYAIQSVLEQGDFILGQALSDFEAAFAAVSGAAYGVGVASGTDAIALGLQACNIGAGDEVILPANTFIATLIGVIRAGAKPILVDCDRQTALIDLEAAAKAVTPQTKAIIPVHLYGQMVSPRELIKFADTYKLLIFEDAAQAHLAQRDGYHAGSVGIAAAFSFYPSKNLGAFGDGGMLLTRDSDVAQKMGRLRNYGASQKYFHTEPGTNSRLDTLQAAILHQKLPYLPQWNRDRLTIAQQYDAELAPLATTGIIPIENQSDTGHVYHLYVIKVDDSCPIERQQLQEKLTAVGIQTGIHYPIPCHLQPAFSNLGYQPGDFPQAEKLSQQILSLPMYPGLSSSQVKEVVAAIAHAVSTTSQVDENSNADLDSVVA is encoded by the coding sequence ATGAATAAAATGGCTGTTAGAGTTCCTTTTGTAGACCTGAAGTTGCAACATGAACCAATTCAAATGCAATTGCAATATGCAATCCAATCTGTATTGGAACAGGGAGATTTTATTTTAGGGCAAGCACTCTCAGATTTTGAAGCAGCATTTGCGGCAGTATCGGGGGCAGCTTATGGTGTTGGTGTTGCATCAGGAACAGATGCGATCGCTCTCGGATTGCAAGCTTGTAATATTGGTGCTGGCGATGAGGTAATTTTACCAGCCAACACTTTTATCGCAACCTTGATTGGGGTTATCCGCGCTGGCGCGAAGCCAATTCTGGTAGATTGCGATCGCCAAACAGCTTTAATTGATTTAGAGGCCGCAGCAAAGGCAGTTACGCCTCAGACTAAAGCAATTATTCCTGTACATCTCTATGGACAAATGGTATCACCACGTGAACTCATCAAATTTGCTGATACCTACAAACTACTAATTTTTGAAGATGCCGCCCAAGCACACCTTGCCCAAAGAGACGGATATCACGCTGGTTCAGTAGGCATAGCAGCAGCTTTTAGTTTCTATCCCAGCAAAAATTTGGGAGCATTTGGGGATGGGGGAATGCTGCTGACACGAGATTCAGATGTCGCCCAGAAGATGGGACGTTTGCGAAATTATGGTGCATCGCAAAAGTATTTTCATACTGAACCCGGTACAAATAGCCGCTTGGATACTTTACAAGCAGCTATTTTGCACCAAAAATTACCATATTTGCCACAGTGGAATCGCGATCGCTTGACTATTGCCCAGCAGTATGATGCTGAACTAGCACCCTTGGCAACTACTGGTATTATTCCTATAGAAAACCAAAGTGATACAGGACACGTTTATCATCTTTATGTCATTAAAGTTGATGATTCTTGCCCAATAGAACGCCAGCAACTCCAAGAAAAACTCACAGCAGTGGGAATTCAAACCGGCATTCACTACCCAATTCCTTGTCATCTCCAGCCAGCATTCAGCAATTTAGGCTATCAGCCCGGAGATTTTCCCCAAGCAGAAAAACTGTCACAGCAAATATTATCATTACCGATGTATCCTGGTTTGAGCAGTAGCCAAGTTAAAGAAGTTGTAGCTGCGATCGCTCATGCAGTTTCAACAACTTCTCAGGTAGATGAAAACTCCAATGCCGACCTTGACAGCGTGGTAGCCTAA
- a CDS encoding GAF domain-containing sensor histidine kinase, which translates to MIEPENKLFALKDGWDSHESREQQRLKALSDLGLRQPETIPVFEEATQTAAHFLEAPISILGFVDQERHWFKSAVGLSRLGLMNQLAQSRQLSRRESFCTQVVESLQIFVINDTHKLTDPVLVSSKLVQDYGIRAYLGAPLIDAEGNCLGALAVMDLVPRNFTTRDIEFLQIIARWSMSEFERNRLLQGKLESTTLKTASIFSLNDERNTEIKITTPTQDSGSVSTKQLKLELLGQLTQELRTPLTSVLGMASVLGREIYGPLTTKQREYLEIIQHSGRYLLSLVNEITELGAMDDNSTVLNLAPVDIEMLCQQAINTLEEVANRREQDIRLSIEPGRNRIWPLDKDKVRQMLYHLVFSVIQLSATGSIVRIHVSYKEDTLNITIWVSHPWLGDGITEVDPYFRLNSLSLLELTGEVATYNTHIEGQQQLETSSVAVDNSKSLSDSHSNFLAASSGLNLAKLHGSLSRESLGLLLSCQLAELHAGQILIQGSPESGYRYVLSLPLQLATPSQAISDV; encoded by the coding sequence ATGATAGAGCCTGAAAACAAATTATTTGCCCTAAAGGATGGTTGGGATTCTCATGAATCAAGAGAACAGCAACGCCTAAAAGCTTTGTCGGATTTAGGTTTGCGGCAACCAGAAACGATTCCGGTTTTTGAAGAAGCCACACAGACTGCTGCCCACTTTTTGGAAGCACCAATTTCCATATTGGGATTTGTGGATCAAGAACGTCACTGGTTCAAGTCAGCAGTGGGCTTATCTAGGCTGGGGCTAATGAATCAGTTGGCACAAAGCCGCCAACTGTCACGCCGGGAATCGTTCTGCACTCAGGTTGTAGAGAGCCTTCAAATATTTGTAATTAATGATACACATAAACTTACAGACCCAGTACTTGTTAGCAGCAAGCTGGTGCAGGATTATGGTATTCGTGCTTACTTAGGAGCGCCACTCATTGATGCTGAGGGAAATTGTTTGGGTGCGTTGGCAGTGATGGATTTAGTGCCGCGCAATTTTACAACCCGAGACATTGAGTTTTTACAAATCATAGCTCGTTGGAGCATGAGTGAATTTGAGCGGAACCGACTTTTGCAAGGCAAACTCGAATCAACCACTCTCAAGACCGCTTCTATATTTTCGCTTAATGATGAACGTAACACTGAAATTAAAATCACCACACCCACTCAAGATAGCGGCTCTGTTTCTACCAAGCAACTGAAACTGGAACTTTTGGGTCAGTTAACTCAGGAGTTACGCACGCCTTTAACATCTGTACTTGGTATGGCTAGTGTTTTAGGACGTGAAATTTATGGGCCTTTGACGACTAAGCAAAGAGAATATTTAGAAATTATCCAACATAGTGGTCGGTATTTACTTTCCCTAGTAAACGAAATTACCGAACTAGGAGCTATGGATGACAACTCAACTGTACTGAATTTAGCTCCTGTGGATATTGAAATGCTATGTCAACAAGCTATCAATACCCTTGAAGAAGTGGCTAATCGCCGCGAGCAAGACATTCGCCTCTCTATAGAACCGGGACGTAATCGCATTTGGCCTTTAGATAAAGACAAGGTGCGACAAATGTTATATCACCTGGTTTTCAGTGTGATTCAACTTTCGGCTACAGGTAGCATTGTTCGCATCCATGTTTCTTACAAGGAAGATACGCTCAACATTACTATTTGGGTTTCTCATCCCTGGTTAGGGGACGGCATTACTGAGGTTGACCCCTACTTCCGTCTCAATTCTTTGTCTCTGCTAGAGTTAACTGGTGAAGTCGCAACTTACAATACTCATATAGAAGGACAACAGCAACTAGAGACTTCATCAGTAGCAGTGGACAATTCCAAAAGCCTGAGTGATTCCCACTCCAATTTTCTTGCTGCGAGTTCCGGTCTAAATTTAGCTAAATTACATGGAAGCCTTTCTCGTGAAAGCTTGGGTCTATTGCTAAGTTGTCAACTAGCAGAGTTGCACGCTGGACAAATTTTGATTCAAGGTTCACCAGAATCAGGATATCGTTATGTGCTTTCTTTGCCACTGCAACTGGCAACTCCCTCGCAAGCAATTAGTGATGTCTGA
- a CDS encoding IctB family putative bicarbonate transporter, protein MNLVWQLFTLSSLPLKEYLATSYVHRYLVGLLRSWRQTSVLIQWGDAIAAVLLSSIYALAPFASSTLVGLLLVACVGFWLLLTLSDEVTPANVSSVTPIHLLVLLYWGIAVIATALSPVKKAALNDLGTLTLYLLLFALCARVLRSPRLRSWILTLYLHVSLIVSVYGLRQWFFGATALATWVDPESPLSKTTRVYSYLGNPNLLAGYLLPAVIFSLVAIFAWQSWLKKALALTMLIVNTACLILTFSRGGWIGLVVAVLAVVALLIFWKSVEMPPFWRTWSLPIVLGGLIGILLLAVIFVEPVRLRVFSIFADRKDSSNNFRRNVWDAVFEMIRDRPIFGIGPGHNSFNKVYPLYQRPRYTALSAYSILFEVTVETGFVGLACFLWLIIVTFNTALLQVRRLRRLRSVEGFWLIGAIAILLGMLAHGTVDTVWYRPEVNTLWWLIVALIASYWTPLTQNQTNPSNPEPAVN, encoded by the coding sequence ATGAATTTAGTCTGGCAACTATTTACTTTATCATCTTTACCGCTCAAAGAATATCTTGCTACCAGTTACGTACACCGTTATCTGGTGGGACTGTTAAGGTCTTGGCGGCAAACCAGCGTCTTGATTCAGTGGGGAGATGCGATCGCAGCTGTATTACTCAGCTCAATATATGCCCTTGCACCTTTTGCTTCGAGTACGTTGGTAGGTTTGTTACTGGTGGCTTGTGTGGGATTTTGGCTGTTGTTGACTTTATCTGATGAAGTCACACCAGCAAATGTCTCGTCAGTCACTCCCATTCACCTACTAGTATTGCTCTACTGGGGAATTGCTGTAATCGCAACAGCATTATCACCAGTCAAAAAAGCGGCACTTAACGACTTGGGAACGTTGACCTTGTATTTGCTACTATTTGCCCTTTGTGCCAGGGTATTAAGGTCGCCTCGCCTCCGGTCTTGGATTCTCACCCTTTATCTGCACGTATCCTTAATTGTCAGTGTCTATGGATTGCGGCAATGGTTTTTTGGAGCCACAGCACTGGCAACTTGGGTTGATCCAGAATCTCCTCTGTCTAAGACTACAAGGGTCTACAGTTATTTAGGAAATCCCAACTTATTGGCTGGATACCTGTTACCAGCAGTAATTTTTAGCTTGGTGGCAATTTTTGCATGGCAAAGCTGGCTCAAAAAAGCTTTAGCATTAACAATGTTAATTGTCAATACTGCCTGCCTGATCCTGACTTTTAGTCGTGGCGGTTGGATTGGACTAGTGGTAGCAGTTTTGGCTGTGGTGGCATTGCTAATTTTTTGGAAGAGTGTGGAAATGCCTCCTTTTTGGCGTACTTGGTCGCTGCCCATTGTCTTAGGAGGTTTAATCGGGATATTACTCTTAGCAGTGATATTTGTAGAGCCAGTTCGCCTGCGGGTGTTCAGCATTTTTGCTGACCGTAAAGATAGCAGTAATAATTTTCGTCGAAATGTGTGGGATGCTGTCTTTGAGATGATTCGCGATCGCCCAATTTTCGGCATTGGGCCGGGTCACAACTCTTTTAATAAAGTTTATCCACTCTACCAACGCCCTCGATACACTGCTTTAAGTGCTTATTCGATTTTGTTTGAAGTGACTGTAGAAACTGGGTTTGTTGGTTTAGCCTGCTTTCTCTGGCTAATAATCGTTACATTTAATACGGCGCTTTTGCAAGTACGACGATTGCGCCGATTGAGAAGTGTAGAGGGATTTTGGTTAATTGGAGCGATCGCTATTTTGTTGGGTATGCTAGCTCACGGCACTGTAGATACTGTCTGGTATCGTCCTGAAGTCAATACCCTCTGGTGGCTCATCGTTGCTTTAATTGCCAGCTACTGGACACCTTTAACTCAAAACCAGACAAATCCATCTAACCCAGAACCAGCAGTAAACTAA
- a CDS encoding WGxxGxxG family protein, whose protein sequence is MKSNFITAVGAGILTLSMGILPLTLSAQAQTTTDPGATTAPRTTTYDRNDFDWGWLGLLGLFGLAGLAGKKRDHEPTAYRDPNAPGATTYRD, encoded by the coding sequence ATGAAAAGTAATTTCATTACAGCTGTTGGCGCAGGCATTCTCACCTTGAGTATGGGAATTTTACCCTTAACTCTATCCGCACAAGCTCAGACAACAACTGATCCCGGAGCCACTACTGCTCCCAGAACGACCACTTACGATCGCAACGATTTTGATTGGGGTTGGCTAGGATTACTTGGTTTATTCGGTCTAGCTGGTTTGGCTGGTAAAAAGCGTGATCACGAACCGACTGCTTATCGCGACCCTAATGCCCCAGGTGCCACTACTTACAGGGACTAG
- the smpB gene encoding SsrA-binding protein SmpB — protein sequence MSDKNEGYKVIADNRQARYLYEILETYEAGIELTGTEVKSIRAGKVNLQDGYALLRNGEAWLINIHISPYNASGQYFNHEPRRTRKLLLHRQELRKLIGKVEQQGLTLIPLKMYLKRGWVKVSIALGKGKKLHDKREDLKRRQDQRDIQRAMKSY from the coding sequence ATGAGCGACAAGAACGAAGGTTACAAAGTTATTGCTGACAACCGTCAAGCCCGTTATTTGTATGAAATTCTGGAAACTTACGAAGCCGGAATTGAGTTGACAGGAACCGAGGTTAAGTCAATTCGTGCGGGTAAAGTAAATCTCCAAGATGGCTATGCTTTGCTTCGCAATGGCGAAGCATGGTTGATCAATATTCATATCTCGCCCTACAACGCCAGTGGACAATATTTTAATCATGAACCACGGCGGACACGAAAGCTGCTGTTGCATCGTCAAGAACTCCGCAAGCTAATTGGCAAAGTAGAACAGCAAGGTCTAACTTTAATCCCTTTGAAAATGTATCTCAAACGGGGCTGGGTAAAAGTGAGTATAGCCCTTGGCAAAGGTAAAAAGCTCCACGATAAGCGAGAAGACCTGAAACGACGGCAAGATCAGCGTGACATTCAACGCGCAATGAAAAGCTATTAA
- a CDS encoding response regulator transcription factor: protein MPLTILVVDDDLGTRLSVSDYLELSGYCVITANDGQEALFMVDEHNPDLIVTDIIMPQMNGYELVRRVRQQPMFRLLPVILLTARTKTQERILGYQSGCDLYLPKPFELEELAAAIRNLLERSQIIQSEYRFSHKESLGISGSTKAEDAHNSLSTKIQTSHLDSSLTHREQEVLELLTHGLSNADMGHQLHLSPRTVEKYVSSLLRKTSTSNRAELVRFAMKHGLVE, encoded by the coding sequence ATGCCCTTGACGATCCTTGTAGTGGATGATGATTTGGGCACTCGTCTGTCTGTTAGCGACTATCTTGAACTGTCTGGCTACTGTGTGATCACGGCTAATGACGGTCAAGAGGCTTTGTTTATGGTGGATGAGCATAATCCTGATTTGATTGTCACGGATATCATCATGCCACAGATGAATGGCTACGAACTGGTGCGTAGGGTGCGTCAACAACCAATGTTTCGCTTATTACCTGTAATTTTATTAACAGCCCGAACTAAGACCCAGGAAAGAATTCTGGGCTATCAGTCAGGGTGCGATTTATACTTACCCAAACCTTTTGAATTGGAAGAGTTAGCAGCAGCAATCCGCAATCTTTTGGAGCGATCGCAAATTATTCAATCGGAGTATCGCTTTTCTCATAAAGAAAGTTTGGGCATTTCCGGCTCTACAAAAGCGGAGGATGCCCATAATTCTCTGTCTACTAAAATTCAGACATCCCACTTAGACTCATCGCTAACTCATAGAGAACAAGAAGTCTTAGAGTTATTGACTCATGGTTTGTCTAATGCCGATATGGGTCATCAGCTACACCTGAGTCCTCGCACAGTGGAAAAGTACGTTAGTAGTTTATTGAGAAAAACTTCAACCAGCAACCGAGCAGAATTAGTGCGTTTTGCTATGAAGCATGGTTTAGTCGAATAA
- a CDS encoding low molecular weight protein-tyrosine-phosphatase: MPYKLLFVCLGNICRSPSAENIMNHLIEQAGLSDAIICDSAGTSSYHVGSPPDRRMSAAAGTKLGIKLRGQARQFQKSDFQDFDLILAMDQENYENILTLDRTEQYQHKVRLMCEFCSRHTLKEVPDPYYGGQDGFNQVIDLLIDACEGLLTKVKSEEF; this comes from the coding sequence ATGCCTTACAAGTTGCTATTTGTCTGCTTAGGTAACATCTGCCGATCGCCATCGGCAGAAAACATAATGAATCATCTAATTGAGCAGGCAGGCTTGAGCGATGCCATCATCTGTGATTCAGCTGGTACATCTAGTTATCACGTGGGTAGCCCACCCGACAGACGCATGAGTGCTGCGGCTGGTACAAAGTTGGGAATTAAACTACGTGGTCAAGCACGCCAGTTTCAAAAGTCAGACTTTCAAGACTTTGATTTAATTTTGGCGATGGATCAAGAAAATTATGAGAATATCCTCACTCTCGATCGCACTGAGCAATATCAGCATAAAGTGCGTTTGATGTGTGAGTTTTGCTCTCGACACACCTTAAAGGAAGTTCCAGATCCTTACTACGGTGGTCAAGACGGATTTAATCAGGTTATTGATTTACTGATTGATGCTTGTGAAGGTCTGCTCACAAAAGTTAAAAGTGAAGAGTTCTGA
- a CDS encoding YbaB/EbfC family nucleoid-associated protein has product MTGKGQGFGFGLGKMKELADAFKKAQQVQEGAKRLQEELEQMEILGESGGGLVKVIVSGNQEPKRVEISPDALAEGAEVLSDLVTVAMKEAYNKSTATMRERMEELTSGLELPGF; this is encoded by the coding sequence ATGACAGGAAAAGGACAGGGATTTGGCTTTGGCTTAGGAAAAATGAAGGAACTAGCCGATGCTTTTAAGAAAGCACAGCAAGTTCAAGAAGGTGCAAAGCGACTCCAAGAAGAATTGGAGCAAATGGAGATTCTAGGAGAATCTGGCGGTGGTCTGGTGAAGGTGATTGTCAGTGGGAACCAAGAACCCAAGCGAGTAGAAATTTCTCCAGATGCTCTTGCAGAAGGTGCAGAAGTACTTTCCGATCTCGTGACGGTGGCAATGAAAGAAGCCTACAACAAGTCCACAGCAACAATGCGGGAACGTATGGAAGAATTAACCAGTGGGTTGGAGTTACCTGGATTTTAG
- the murB gene encoding UDP-N-acetylmuramate dehydrogenase has protein sequence MTISQAAGNVCTVSALNTKKHQTTNSVDSEVIYLPNTDCAIKPQACLSAFTSYRVGGAADLYVAPRNLEALQASLKYAKERDLKVTTLGAGSNLLVSDGGISGLVIATRHLRFSNFDPQTGQLTVAAGESIPSLAWAAAELGWQGLEWAVGIPGTAGGAVVMNAGAHNSCIADMLVSAEVLSPNGTLETLTPEQLGYSYRTSLLQGGDRIVTQATLQLAPGADPAKVVAITKEHKKHRLSTQPYNFPSCGSVFRNPKPYSAGWLIEQTGLKGYQIGGAQVALLHANFIVNRGGAKASDIFCLIRHIQHQVQERWSINLEPEVKMLGEFQGAC, from the coding sequence ATGACCATTTCCCAGGCAGCTGGAAACGTCTGCACAGTTTCTGCTTTGAATACAAAGAAACATCAAACAACTAATTCGGTGGATAGTGAAGTAATTTACTTACCAAATACTGATTGTGCAATTAAGCCCCAGGCTTGCTTGTCAGCCTTTACTTCCTATAGGGTTGGAGGAGCAGCTGATTTGTATGTTGCCCCCCGAAACTTAGAAGCACTGCAAGCCAGTCTTAAATACGCAAAAGAACGTGATTTAAAGGTGACAACACTGGGAGCCGGTTCTAACCTCCTGGTGAGCGATGGCGGTATATCAGGCTTAGTTATCGCGACTCGTCACCTCCGCTTCAGCAACTTTGACCCCCAAACTGGTCAATTAACCGTTGCTGCCGGAGAATCAATTCCCAGTTTGGCATGGGCCGCAGCAGAATTAGGATGGCAAGGATTGGAGTGGGCTGTTGGCATCCCTGGAACAGCCGGAGGTGCTGTTGTGATGAATGCAGGGGCACATAATAGCTGTATCGCAGATATGTTAGTTAGTGCCGAGGTACTTTCACCCAATGGGACGCTGGAAACTCTTACCCCAGAACAGTTAGGTTATAGCTATCGGACTTCCTTATTGCAAGGCGGCGATCGCATAGTCACCCAAGCAACCTTACAACTCGCGCCAGGTGCAGACCCAGCAAAAGTTGTAGCAATCACCAAAGAACACAAAAAGCATCGCTTAAGCACCCAACCGTACAACTTCCCCAGTTGTGGGAGTGTGTTCCGCAATCCCAAACCTTACAGTGCTGGCTGGTTAATTGAACAAACTGGTCTCAAAGGCTACCAAATTGGTGGAGCGCAAGTAGCACTACTCCATGCTAATTTCATCGTTAACCGGGGTGGGGCCAAAGCTAGTGATATCTTCTGTCTCATTCGCCACATCCAACATCAGGTGCAAGAACGTTGGTCTATTAATTTAGAGCCAGAAGTCAAAATGCTCGGAGAGTTTCAAGGTGCTTGCTGA